The Coffea arabica cultivar ET-39 chromosome 1e, Coffea Arabica ET-39 HiFi, whole genome shotgun sequence genome has a window encoding:
- the LOC113703113 gene encoding glucan endo-1,3-beta-glucosidase-like produces MTTVLALLVLFLLIARISGAQYIGISYGLNGNSLPSKQDVINLYNRNGIHRMRIYAPVPEVLNALRGTNIELLVDVANEDIQSIATNPSAAVNWVQNNIKIYSPAVKFRYISVGSEVPLSSNIAQYVGPAMEKIQNALASAGLQNQIKVSTSISAGLLSVSYPPSQGLFSNEAKPFIKPIIDLLVRNNAPLLVNVYPYFSYIGDPVDISLDYAFFTSRGIVVQDGSFGYHNIFDAILDAHYAALEKEGGSNVEIVVSETGWPSDGNPPAASFANAGTYYRNVISHVKSGKGTPRRPGRGIETYLFAMFDENQKPGAQTERHFGLFFPDQQPKYGITFD; encoded by the exons ATGACTACTGTCCTGGCCTTACTTGTGCTGTTTTTGCTTATTGCTAGGATCTCAG GGGCACAATATATAGGCATCTCTTATGGGCTAAATGGCAACAGTCTACCCTCAAAACAAGACGTTATCAATCTTTACAATCGAAATGGCATCCACAGAATGCGAATTTATGCCCCAGTCCCTGAAGTTCTCAATGCTCTAAGAGGAACCAACATAGAGCTTCTAGTTGATGTTGCCAATGAAGACATTCAATCCATTGCAACCAATCCTTCAGCAGCTGTAAATTGGGTTCAAAACAACATAAAAATTTACTCACCAGCTGTGAAGTTCAGGTACATATCGGTTGGAAGTGAAGTACCATTGAGTTCTAACATTGCTCAATATGTTGGTCCGGCCATGGAAAAGATACAGAATGCATTAGCATCAGCAGGTCTTCAGAACCAAATCAAGGTTTCAACATCAATATCTGCAGGTCTGCTAAGCGTTTCTTATCCTCCCTCGCAAGGTTTGTTTTCGAACGAGGCTAAACCATTCATTAAACCTATAATTGATCTGCTAGTCCGAAATAATGCACCATTGCTAGTCAATGTGTACCCGTACTTCAGCTATATTGGTGACCCAGTCGACATTTCACTAGATTATGCATTTTTTACCTCAAGAGGTATTGTTGTTCAAGATGGTTCGTTTGGATATCATAACATTTTTGATGCAATTCTGGATGCTCATTATGCTGCTCTAGAAAAAGAAGGCGGTTCTAATGTCGAGATTGTCGTATCAGAAACTGGCTGGCCATCTGATGGAAACCCTCCTGCCGCTTCATTTGCAAATGCAGGCACTTACTATAGGAATGTGATTAGCCATGTTAAGAGTGGAAAAGGGACTCCAAGAAGGCCCGGAAGAGGTATAGAAACTTATCTGTTTGCCATGTTTGATGAAAACCAGAAGCCTGGAGCGCAGACAGAAAGACATTTTGGCCTCTTTTTTCCAGATCAACAGCCTAAGTATGGAATTACTTTCGACTAA